In Fluviispira sanaruensis, a genomic segment contains:
- a CDS encoding ribonuclease HII, with product MTFTPTRFKNENILLKILSSEFEPKEEFSAIIAIDEVGRGCVAGSVVSCASLWVRKNVYKNIHFKEQEWLAQIRDSKKLSEKKRKICFEKIIKEYNYSLITLPIDNNSPTSPFNIYKSTINKKIDINCTQNELKLFNSQNSTDFECISFALGEVNSQEVDEFNIWNSVQLAASRALELLFHVTKLNIKDKNNIFSQAILLMDGNHSIKVPSRYIHNMQITVIKADDLFVSVGFSSILAKVYRDSCMETQDTFYPIYGFANHKGYGTPKHLAIIQECGISPIHRTSFLKNYIPQTLF from the coding sequence ATGACTTTCACTCCGACACGTTTTAAAAACGAAAATATTTTGTTGAAAATTCTTTCCAGTGAGTTCGAGCCAAAGGAAGAATTTTCAGCAATAATAGCCATCGATGAAGTTGGACGCGGCTGTGTTGCAGGTTCGGTCGTAAGTTGTGCAAGCCTGTGGGTGCGCAAAAATGTTTATAAAAATATTCATTTTAAAGAACAGGAATGGCTTGCACAAATTCGAGATAGCAAAAAACTCTCTGAAAAAAAACGAAAAATCTGTTTTGAAAAAATAATTAAAGAATATAATTATTCCTTAATTACGTTACCAATAGATAATAATTCTCCTACATCTCCTTTTAATATATATAAGTCTACTATAAATAAAAAGATAGATATAAATTGCACTCAAAATGAATTAAAACTCTTTAATTCGCAAAATTCAACAGATTTTGAATGTATTTCATTTGCTTTGGGAGAAGTAAATTCGCAGGAAGTGGATGAGTTTAATATTTGGAACTCAGTCCAATTGGCTGCTTCACGTGCTCTTGAGCTTTTATTTCATGTAACGAAATTAAATATAAAAGATAAAAATAATATTTTTAGCCAAGCAATTTTATTAATGGACGGTAACCATTCTATTAAAGTTCCTTCACGTTATATTCACAATATGCAAATTACTGTGATCAAAGCAGATGATCTGTTTGTCAGCGTTGGCTTTTCAAGTATATTAGCAAAAGTTTATCGCGATAGCTGCATGGAAACTCAAGATACTTTTTATCCAATTTATGGTTTTGCTAACCACAAAGGCTACGGCACTCCTAAGCACCTAGCCATTATTCAAGAGTGTGGTATCAGTCCCATCCACCGCACAAGCTTTCTGAAAAACTATATTCCGCAAACTCTCTTCTAA
- the trxA gene encoding thioredoxin, translating into MSDLVSKITDKNFQTEVLESKIPVLVDFWADWCGPCLALAPVLEQIAKEHPEKIKVCKVNVEENPQLAAKFNIRNIPFLAFVKDGQKVAELVGNQPKKVILNQIEALHDSEAN; encoded by the coding sequence ATGTCCGACTTAGTATCAAAAATCACCGATAAAAACTTCCAAACAGAAGTCCTTGAAAGCAAAATTCCTGTACTCGTCGACTTTTGGGCTGACTGGTGTGGTCCTTGCCTTGCGCTTGCTCCCGTTTTAGAGCAAATCGCAAAAGAACACCCTGAAAAAATTAAAGTTTGCAAGGTAAATGTTGAAGAAAATCCACAACTTGCAGCAAAGTTTAACATCCGAAACATCCCTTTTTTAGCATTTGTTAAAGATGGTCAAAAAGTTGCAGAACTCGTTGGCAACCAACCTAAAAAAGTGATTTTAAATCAAATCGAAGCATTGCATGACAGTGAAGCAAATTGA